A region of the Aethina tumida isolate Nest 87 chromosome 3, icAetTumi1.1, whole genome shotgun sequence genome:
aaatgttgattaCAAAATAAGCGATAGTGAAAGTGGAAAAGTTATTTGTGATGGAATTGGGGACAAAAGTGCTGAGATTTTAAGTGCTTTGTGCTGTGATAATGTTAATAGTACATTTGTGGTTTGTAATAAGAAAGTGCGAGAGAAGTTTTCTAGTCAACCAGgtacaaaaaatactaatcctaataatttgaaatgtaatCAGAATGTACTTTCTGAAAAACGTAAACATTCCGAATCAGACAATGAAGATGAACCAAATAGGAGAGTAAAAAGTCCAAAACTTATAGAGgatgaaattttaaagccaaataatgaaaaatataactttcctAATGTTAAAACTGCAGTAACATGTTGTGATAAAATAAGCCAAGGACCAAGTAAAGATGaagtacaaacaaaaaaatatactgataAAAGACtgcattttttagataatgaaaatattgaaaaaacaaattatgatgATAATGAAAAAGACAACATTGATAATGTTGAAGATAAAAgccaaatttgtttaaaaattaagactgCAAAACCCACAGATGATTATGCAAAACTTGAAGAaagtaatgataataaaacatcaccaaatattattgttaatattgataataatgtgAAAAACATTAATTCGCAACAAAGTCATGAAAATGATAAcccccaaaaaaaaatatttttaaaaggtgaTCCGATACAATTATCATCTTGGGGACTTCCAGAGAtcgttttagaaaaatacaaagCTCGCCACATAGAAAACATGTTCGAGTGGCAAGTAGAATGTCTGAGCAACAAAAAAGTTATAGAATcctgttcaaatttaatttattcagcgCCAACATCAGCGGGAAAAACATTAGTTTCGGAAATATTGGCCATAAAAACGATATTTGAACGACAGAAAAAGGTTATTTTCATCCTGCCGTTTGTGTCCATCGTCCGCGAAAAAATGTACTACTTCCAAGACATATTGGGAAGTAGTGGGATCAGAGTTGAGGGATTTATGGGTTCTTACAATCCACCTGGGGGTTTTCAAGCGGTACAAATGGCAATTTGTACCATGGAAAAAGCTAACAGCCTTATTAACAGACTTTTGGAAGAAGGAAAGTTAGGGGATATCGGGGCGATTATCGTAGATGAAATGCATTTATTGGGTGACATCAGCAGaggatatttattagaattgttactgaccaaattaaaatacatttcgtTGCACGATcctgatattaaaatacaaataatcgGAATGTCTGCCACTTTACCTAACTTAAGCACTTTGGCCAAATGGTTGGATGCAGAATTATACACCACAACATTCCGTCCGATTCCTCTGGAAGAACTTGCTCATGTTTCTGGCGAAATTTATAACACAAAATTCGAATTAATCAGAAAAATTGAACCTTTACAAGACGTTGGAGCAGACACAGACAATATTTTGCGACTTTGcctagaaactgtaaaaacgAGTTGTTCAGTCCTGATTTTTTGTCCGACGAAAAACTGGTGTGAAAGTTTGGCTCAACAAATATCAGTTGCGTTCCTTAAACTTGGCAAATCAAAAACCGATTTAGGCAACATGTTAAGAGATGAATTGAAGCCAAACATGATTATAGAAGTTATGGAACAACTAAAGTATTGTCCTGCTGGTTTGGACGATGTACTCAAAAAAACTGTGTCGTTTGGAGTAGCTTACCATCACGCTGGTCTTACCATGGAAGAAAGAGACATAATTGAAGGAGGCTTTCGTAGTGGAGCCATTAGAGTTCTTATCGCCACTTCTACGTTGTCTTCAGGTGTGAATCTTCCAGCTAGGCGAGTCATTGTGAGATCTCCCACATTCCATGGTAAACCCATAGATGTTTTGACGTACAAACAGATGATAGGACGAGCAGGAAGAATGGGAAAGGATGAAAAAGGAGAAAGTATTTTGATTTGTCAGAAAAACGACTATCAAATCGCCAAAGAACTAATGCAGGCACACTTGAAGCCTGTATGTAGTTGTCTTGAAGGTGCCGGAAAATTGAAACGTGCTATTCTGGAAGTTATAACAAGCAAAGTTGCTACGTCTCCAGAAGACGTcagtttatttacaaattgcaCCTTATTAGCTGTTGAAAACGAAGAGCAATCCGAACATTTGGAAAACCCTATAGAAGAGGCTGTGAATTTCCTCCGAAACAACGAGTTTATTAAGTTACAAGCCTCAGAGAACGGTACACAAAAGTATGTTGCCACATCGCTTGGAAAAGCTTGTCTGTCTTCATCAATGGCACCGGATGAAGGACTCGCCCTTTTCACCGAACTGGAGAAAGCCAGACAGTGTTTCGTACTGGAAACTGAGCTGCACCTAATTTACTTGGTTACCCCGTACAGCGCGTGTCATTCCTGGGGCAACATAGACTGGATGTTCTACCTCCAACTGTGGGAGAGACTTCCCGCCAGCATGAAACGAGTGGGAGAACTCGTAGGCGTCCGCGAATCATATCTAGTAAATGCAACGCGTGGACAAATCCAAACCCAAACCAATAAGCAGTATCACAAACTTCTGATACACAAGAGATTTTTCGTGGCTTTGGCCCTGCAGGATTTGGTGAACGAGAAAACTTTGGGAGAGGTTTGCGCGAAGTTCAACTGCAACAGGGGCATGTTGCAGTCTTTGCAACAGTCGGCGTCTTCTTTTGCTGGTATGGTTACCGCTTTTAGCAAACAGCTGGGTTGGACAAGCGTTGAAATACTCATATCCCAATTCCAAGATCGTTTGCAGTTCGGTGTTAGTCGTGATCTGTTGGATCTAATGCGTTTGCCTATTCTTAATGGGAAAATCGCTCGGGCCTTGTACAACGGTGGTATGGAAACTTTGATACAATTGGCGAATTCTGATGTTATGACGATAGAGAACACTTTGAACACTGTTATGCCGTTTGAAAGAGAAAAGGAACGTGAAGGTGAGAGTGAATACGAAGCTAGGCGGAGAAATAAAATCAAGAATGTTTGGATAAGTGGTAGAGAAGGTTTGACCGTACGCGAAACTGccgaaatattaattcatgaTGCCAGGAACTACTTGAAAATGGAGATGGGTCTTGCTGACGCCAAATGGGAGCATCAGAATGAAGCAGAGAAACTGAATAATAAAGAACAGGAACAGAGGAAAATAGATGGTACTTTACACCAAGAATCATCGAATCATGACATAGGGGAAGataaagaacaaaattttaatgaacaacaACATGAAAATAATGTCGACAAAAGCCAAGACAAAGAGAATCATGACATTGGGGAAGATAAAGAACAAAATCTTAATGAACAACAACATGAAAATAATGTCGACCAAAGCCAAGTCAAAGAGGAGAATTTAATCTGTGATTATAAGGATGTTGAATCAGATTCTTCTCAATTCAGCGTCTTTAATGAAAGTTTTACTCTTCAGTTAAGCTCTGACAGTCTCACAGAAGATAATTCACCAGCACAAACGGATAAACAGGaggtagaaattaaaaatgtttgttctgCTTTGGAGACCCTTATAAATGAATCTAATAACATGAACATGTCTGATGATATTTTTACCGAGTCGTTTGATGAAAGCAAGTCTCCcttgaataaaatatccaGAACGAATTTAAATGATGCTGTCACTGATGCAAATATGCCCAAAcagaaaattgtaacaaaaaatatcaaccTACCATCATGTTCCAAAACTAACGTGACATATATTGAAGATGCAATTgagaaattttctattatcgATGTGTGTGGGAATGACATCTTGTTCGAGAAATTTTGTGGCGACCTTCTTTGTGTTAGCTCTTTCTCTTTATCTGTAGGATGCACTGAAACTGAAGAAGATGGCAAAGAGGTAAAcctattcaaaataattgcaCAAATATTCATAAgcaacgttttatttttatacaggtTAAAAAAGTCGAAGGAATTGCCATTTCCTGGGGAGACACCGTAGTTTACTATTTATCCTTGGAGAATCATCTGAAACAAAGAGTGCTCCAACTCTTGAAAACCGTCATCGAAGACCGAACCCTCAACATTAAAATCTTCGATTGCAAGGAACAAGTGAAGTGCTTGAAAAAGTATTGTAACCTGGATATCTATGGAGACATGGAGGATCCAAAAATTGCTGATTGGCTTTTAGAGCCTGAGGAGGCTGAGAAAAATTTGGACAACTTGGCTATGTTATATTATCCGCAAGTGGCGTCAGTGTTAAAGTTACTGGGAACCAGAAAAGGAGTAGGTAGTGTAGGTTTGGAAGTTCGTACCGCCATCCATTCTAAATTAAGATGTTGTGTGGAGTCGTTAGTAACTTGGTACGTTTCGGAcgctttaaaaagtttgttacttGAAAAAAGCGCACAATTTTTGAACGTTTATGGTACAGTTAAAAAAGGCAAATcgaattgttgttattttgtgGTGATTTTAGGGGTGGAAATGAAATGTTGTTTGCTGCTGGCTAAAATGGAAATTGCTGGAATGGGCGTAAGTCGTGTCAAATTACAG
Encoded here:
- the LOC109599688 gene encoding DNA polymerase theta isoform X1; this translates as MNNNELFMNDTFDNFTFVETEQLLSKKESEKAQNNTQDILLDDSCFLTQPDQNKKNEQNSWSEDFFSTTDFASQHSPANKQKVSSESSEEEPTGQTVINKNSDNNNQIQINTVFSSSESNEINFCSIDFSESFELDSVKINVDYKISDSESGKVICDGIGDKSAEILSALCCDNVNSTFVVCNKKVREKFSSQPGTKNTNPNNLKCNQNVLSEKRKHSESDNEDEPNRRVKSPKLIEDEILKPNNEKYNFPNVKTAVTCCDKISQGPSKDEVQTKKYTDKRLHFLDNENIEKTNYDDNEKDNIDNVEDKSQICLKIKTAKPTDDYAKLEESNDNKTSPNIIVNIDNNVKNINSQQSHENDNPQKKIFLKGDPIQLSSWGLPEIVLEKYKARHIENMFEWQVECLSNKKVIESCSNLIYSAPTSAGKTLVSEILAIKTIFERQKKVIFILPFVSIVREKMYYFQDILGSSGIRVEGFMGSYNPPGGFQAVQMAICTMEKANSLINRLLEEGKLGDIGAIIVDEMHLLGDISRGYLLELLLTKLKYISLHDPDIKIQIIGMSATLPNLSTLAKWLDAELYTTTFRPIPLEELAHVSGEIYNTKFELIRKIEPLQDVGADTDNILRLCLETVKTSCSVLIFCPTKNWCESLAQQISVAFLKLGKSKTDLGNMLRDELKPNMIIEVMEQLKYCPAGLDDVLKKTVSFGVAYHHAGLTMEERDIIEGGFRSGAIRVLIATSTLSSGVNLPARRVIVRSPTFHGKPIDVLTYKQMIGRAGRMGKDEKGESILICQKNDYQIAKELMQAHLKPVCSCLEGAGKLKRAILEVITSKVATSPEDVSLFTNCTLLAVENEEQSEHLENPIEEAVNFLRNNEFIKLQASENGTQKYVATSLGKACLSSSMAPDEGLALFTELEKARQCFVLETELHLIYLVTPYSACHSWGNIDWMFYLQLWERLPASMKRVGELVGVRESYLVNATRGQIQTQTNKQYHKLLIHKRFFVALALQDLVNEKTLGEVCAKFNCNRGMLQSLQQSASSFAGMVTAFSKQLGWTSVEILISQFQDRLQFGVSRDLLDLMRLPILNGKIARALYNGGMETLIQLANSDVMTIENTLNTVMPFEREKEREGESEYEARRRNKIKNVWISGREGLTVRETAEILIHDARNYLKMEMGLADAKWEHQNEAEKLNNKEQEQRKIDGTLHQESSNHDIGEDKEQNFNEQQHENNVDKSQDKENHDIGEDKEQNLNEQQHENNVDQSQVKEENLICDYKDVESDSSQFSVFNESFTLQLSSDSLTEDNSPAQTDKQEVEIKNVCSALETLINESNNMNMSDDIFTESFDESKSPLNKISRTNLNDAVTDANMPKQKIVTKNINLPSCSKTNVTYIEDAIEKFSIIDVCGNDILFEKFCGDLLCVSSFSLSVGCTETEEDGKEVKKVEGIAISWGDTVVYYLSLENHLKQRVLQLLKTVIEDRTLNIKIFDCKEQVKCLKKYCNLDIYGDMEDPKIADWLLEPEEAEKNLDNLAMLYYPQVASVLKLLGTRKGVGSVGLEVRTAIHSKLRCCVESLVTWYVSDALKSLLLEKSAQFLNVYGTVKKGKSNCCYFVVILGVEMKCCLLLAKMEIAGMGVSRVKLQKLADDLRQQMENIERKCFSLTGRRFSLSSPIEVSRILGMHKGKKVSTRKEVLEKCDHPVAGLIIQWRKISFTMTKVIYPFIQTAKVDRLFGCYITHTATGRITMHEPNIQTIPKNFDIVNPLTKETCVMSCRTAFAAAENCSLVSADWCQLELRLLAHLSQDKILKKIMNSPGDVFKSVASKWYNVSESDVDDKLRQNAKHICYGIIYGMGYKTLAEQLSISEEDAMEFMESFKNAYPGVQVYIQKTIEECKRNGYVETISGRRRYLAHIKDSNVVLRGQAERQAVNTTIQGSAADMAKKAMITIDEKLIKTFCKSKLKPNLVLHLHDELIYEVPTKYIHKVAKIVKNSMENAVKLTVPFPVKLRVGLSWGELTEYSL
- the LOC109599688 gene encoding DNA polymerase theta isoform X2, encoding MNNNELFMNDTFDNFTFVETEQLLSKKESEKAQNNTQDILLDDSCFLTQPDQNKKNEQNSWSEDFFSTTDFASQHSPANKQKVSSESSEEEPTGQTVINKNSDNNNQIQINTVFSSSESNEINFCSIDFSESFELDSVKINVDYKISDSESGKVICDGIGDKSAEILSALCCDNVNSTFVVCNKKVREKFSSQPGTKNTNPNNLKCNQNVLSEKRKHSESDNEDEPNRRVKSPKLIEDEILKPNNEKYNFPNVKTAVTCCDKISQGPSKDEVQTKKYTDKRLHFLDNENIEKTNYDDNEKDNIDNVEDKSQICLKIKTAKPTDDYAKLEESNDNKTSPNIIVNIDNNVKNINSQQSHENDNPQKKIFLKGDPIQLSSWGLPEIVLEKYKARHIENMFEWQVECLSNKKVIESCSNLIYSAPTSAGKTLVSEILAIKTIFERQKKVIFILPFVSIVREKMYYFQDILGSSGIRVEGFMGSYNPPGGFQAVQMAICTMEKANSLINRLLEEGKLGDIGAIIVDEMHLLGDISRGYLLELLLTKLKYISLHDPDIKIQIIGMSATLPNLSTLAKWLDAELYTTTFRPIPLEELAHVSGEIYNTKFELIRKIEPLQDVGADTDNILRLCLETVKTSCSVLIFCPTKNWCESLAQQISVAFLKLGKSKTDLGNMLRDELKPNMIIEVMEQLKYCPAGLDDVLKKTVSFGVAYHHAGLTMEERDIIEGGFRSGAIRVLIATSTLSSGVNLPARRVIVRSPTFHGKPIDVLTYKQMIGRAGRMGKDEKGESILICQKNDYQIAKELMQAHLKPVCSCLEGAGKLKRAILEVITSKVATSPEDVSLFTNCTLLAVENEEQSEHLENPIEEAVNFLRNNEFIKLQASENGTQKYVATSLGKACLSSSMAPDEGLALFTELEKARQCFVLETELHLIYLVTPYSACHSWGNIDWMFYLQLWERLPASMKRVGELVGVRESYLVNATRGQIQTQTNKQYHKLLIHKRFFVALALQDLVNEKTLGEVCAKFNCNRGMLQSLQQSASSFAGMVTAFSKQLGWTSVEILISQFQDRLQFGVSRDLLDLMRLPILNGKIARALYNGGMETLIQLANSDVMTIENTLNTVMPFEREKEREGESEYEARRRNKIKNVWISGREGLTVRETAEILIHDARNYLKMEMGLADAKWEHQNEAEKLNNKEQEQRKIDGTLHQESSNHDIGEDKEQNFNEQQHENNVDKSQDKENHDIGEDKEQNLNEQQHENNVDQSQVKEENLICDYKDVESDSSQFSVFNESFTLQLSSDSLTEDNSPAQTDKQEVEIKNVCSALETLINESNNMNMSDDIFTESFDESKSPLNKISRTNLNDAVTDANMPKQKIVTKNINLPSCSKTNVTYIEDAIEKFSIIDVCGNDILFEKFCGDLLCVSSFSLSVGCTETEEDGKEVKKVEGIAISWGDTVVYYLSLENHLKQRVLQLLKTVIEDRTLNIKIFDCKEQVKCLKKYCNLDIYGDMEDPKIADWLLEPEEAEKNLDNLAMLYYPQVASVLKLLGTRKGVGSVGLEVRTAIHSKLRCCVESLVTWYVSDALKSLLLEKSAQFLNVYGVEMKCCLLLAKMEIAGMGVSRVKLQKLADDLRQQMENIERKCFSLTGRRFSLSSPIEVSRILGMHKGKKVSTRKEVLEKCDHPVAGLIIQWRKISFTMTKVIYPFIQTAKVDRLFGCYITHTATGRITMHEPNIQTIPKNFDIVNPLTKETCVMSCRTAFAAAENCSLVSADWCQLELRLLAHLSQDKILKKIMNSPGDVFKSVASKWYNVSESDVDDKLRQNAKHICYGIIYGMGYKTLAEQLSISEEDAMEFMESFKNAYPGVQVYIQKTIEECKRNGYVETISGRRRYLAHIKDSNVVLRGQAERQAVNTTIQGSAADMAKKAMITIDEKLIKTFCKSKLKPNLVLHLHDELIYEVPTKYIHKVAKIVKNSMENAVKLTVPFPVKLRVGLSWGELTEYSL